In Micromonospora sp. LH3U1, one genomic interval encodes:
- a CDS encoding SMP-30/gluconolactonase/LRE family protein, with translation MHKLFSLIAVPLLAAATLSTVGAPAAAHPTKPFPARIALPDGFTPEGLTIGRGTTVYVGSILDGAVWRGDLRTGRGSVLIPGTPGTDKAGLKLDPQGRLWTADFSGGGASVYDAGTGAKLAHYQFTDEPGSYVNDLVITDRAVYFTDSARQVLYVVPLGPGGRLPAPTAFRVLQLTGPAATPDVYHNGIVALPDGDLLVAQMLPGRLVRIDPRTGGSRLVDLGGYSVERADGLVLRGRTLYVIRNLTNVIAVVRMNAGYTAGVVQREITGSQLRSPATGDLLGSALYVVNGRFDVESTPTTDYDIVRVPA, from the coding sequence TTGCACAAGCTGTTCTCTCTCATCGCCGTCCCGCTGCTGGCGGCGGCGACCCTGTCCACGGTCGGCGCACCGGCGGCGGCTCACCCGACGAAGCCGTTCCCGGCCCGGATCGCCCTGCCCGACGGCTTCACCCCCGAAGGGCTGACGATCGGTCGGGGCACCACCGTGTACGTCGGGTCCATCCTGGATGGCGCCGTATGGCGGGGTGACTTACGCACCGGGCGCGGCTCCGTGCTGATCCCGGGCACACCGGGCACCGACAAGGCGGGCCTCAAACTCGACCCGCAGGGCCGACTCTGGACCGCCGACTTCTCCGGCGGCGGCGCCAGCGTGTACGACGCGGGCACCGGTGCCAAGCTGGCCCACTACCAGTTCACCGACGAGCCCGGCAGTTACGTCAACGACCTGGTGATCACCGACCGCGCGGTCTACTTCACCGACTCCGCACGCCAGGTGCTGTATGTCGTGCCGCTGGGACCCGGTGGTCGCCTGCCGGCCCCCACCGCCTTCCGGGTCCTCCAGCTCACCGGCCCGGCCGCGACGCCGGACGTCTACCACAACGGGATCGTGGCCCTGCCGGACGGCGATCTGCTGGTCGCGCAGATGCTGCCCGGGCGACTGGTGCGCATCGACCCGAGGACCGGCGGCAGCCGTCTCGTCGACCTCGGTGGCTACTCGGTGGAGCGAGCCGACGGGCTGGTCCTGCGTGGTCGGACCCTCTACGTGATCCGGAACCTGACCAACGTCATCGCGGTGGTCCGGATGAACGCCGGGTACACCGCTGGGGTGGTGCAGCGGGAGATCACCGGTTCGCAGCTGCGGTCGCCGGCCACCGGCGACCTGCTCGGCTCCGCGTTGTACGTGGTGAACGGTCGGTTCGACGTGGAGTCGACGCCGACCACCGACTACGACATCGTGCGGGTGCCAGCCTGA
- a CDS encoding GNAT family N-acetyltransferase, with translation MAGAVRLEPVDERNLEPLLSVAAAEAEPCDVMPPVEAPAGWSLARREAFREFHRASFGGLGGPTRSQMYAILVGGEVMGMVRMTRCDEPGTVETGMWLGRSARGQGIGASALRELLNAAARAGMRAVVAETNRDNVGAVAVLKKCGATLHEAGGKVRAEICLDSTPPAL, from the coding sequence GTGGCGGGTGCGGTCCGGCTGGAGCCGGTGGACGAGCGGAACCTGGAGCCGTTGCTCTCCGTAGCGGCTGCCGAGGCGGAGCCCTGTGATGTCATGCCTCCGGTCGAGGCCCCCGCCGGCTGGTCGCTCGCCCGCCGTGAGGCGTTCCGAGAGTTCCACAGAGCGAGCTTCGGCGGGCTGGGCGGCCCGACGCGCTCGCAGATGTACGCGATCCTCGTCGGCGGCGAGGTGATGGGCATGGTGCGGATGACGCGCTGTGACGAGCCCGGCACGGTGGAGACCGGAATGTGGCTCGGCCGCTCCGCACGGGGCCAGGGGATCGGCGCGTCCGCCCTGCGGGAGCTGTTGAACGCCGCCGCTCGGGCGGGCATGCGGGCCGTGGTGGCCGAGACGAACCGGGACAACGTCGGTGCTGTCGCCGTGCTGAAGAAGTGCGGGGCCACCCTGCACGAGGCGGGCGGCAAGGTGCGCGCCGAGATCTGCCTGGATTCGACGCCGCCCGCGCTCTGA
- a CDS encoding DUF3618 domain-containing protein has product MSSDPDRIRREIETTRNELSNDVDALTDKVNPRRIAGDRVGQARGAFTRAKEKMMGSSNHLGQEAGQRMSHAAGSVRDETRSLGHQSREAMGSVRDEARSLGQQSREQAQGNPMAAGLVAFGVGLLAASLIPPSGRERQLAGRARGMVSEHSDQLREQASQVGHQMQDNLRGPAQEAAQSVRSSAQQGVSAVRDQGRSAAGQVQGGAHAAADDLRQR; this is encoded by the coding sequence ATGTCCAGTGATCCGGATCGGATCCGGCGGGAGATCGAGACCACCCGCAACGAGTTGAGCAATGACGTCGACGCGCTGACCGACAAGGTCAACCCGCGTCGGATCGCCGGTGACCGTGTCGGGCAGGCCCGCGGCGCGTTCACCCGAGCGAAGGAGAAGATGATGGGCAGCTCGAACCATCTCGGGCAGGAAGCTGGCCAGCGGATGTCGCACGCGGCCGGCTCGGTACGCGATGAGACCCGTTCTCTCGGGCACCAGTCTCGGGAGGCCATGGGCTCGGTGCGCGACGAGGCGCGCTCGCTCGGGCAGCAGTCCCGCGAGCAGGCTCAGGGCAACCCGATGGCCGCCGGCCTGGTCGCCTTCGGCGTCGGCCTGCTGGCCGCCTCGCTGATCCCGCCGAGCGGGCGCGAGCGGCAGCTCGCCGGACGGGCGCGCGGCATGGTCAGTGAACACTCCGATCAGCTGCGCGAGCAGGCGAGCCAGGTCGGCCACCAGATGCAGGACAACCTGCGGGGGCCAGCGCAGGAGGCGGCACAGTCGGTGCGGTCCAGCGCCCAGCAGGGCGTGTCCGCGGTGCGCGACCAGGGCCGCTCTGCTGCCGGTCAGGTGCAGGGAGGGGCGCATGCGGCCGCCGACGACCTTCGGCAGCGCTGA
- a CDS encoding phage holin family protein, with translation MSAPEKERTQASVGDLLGDVTRDVSTLVRKEVELAKAELREEVSQAGKAGGMFGGAGLAGFLAVLFVSYALWWGLSNTMDQGWAALIVAVLWAAVAGGLFINARTQLKRARAVLPRTKQTARELPDALRGR, from the coding sequence GTGAGCGCCCCCGAGAAGGAACGGACCCAGGCATCGGTCGGCGATCTGCTCGGCGATGTGACCCGGGACGTCTCCACCCTGGTGCGCAAGGAGGTCGAGCTGGCCAAGGCCGAGCTCCGCGAGGAGGTCAGCCAGGCCGGTAAGGCTGGTGGCATGTTCGGCGGCGCCGGGCTGGCCGGGTTCCTGGCGGTGCTCTTCGTGTCGTACGCCCTCTGGTGGGGGCTGTCCAACACGATGGACCAGGGGTGGGCGGCGTTGATCGTCGCGGTCCTCTGGGCTGCCGTGGCTGGTGGTCTCTTCATCAACGCCCGGACCCAGCTGAAGCGGGCACGTGCGGTTCTGCCCAGGACGAAGCAGACTGCCCGGGAGTTGCCGGACGCCCTGCGGGGTCGGTGA
- a CDS encoding DUF3263 domain-containing protein encodes MPADTTPTAPEPSTEAHPGVAATGGPTVPTPRPAPSVESTDDPAPDDGADAEPSASAAQLTERERAILAFEQQWWRHAGAKEQAVRDTFGVSSTRYYQLLNGLLDNPAALVADPLLIGRLRRLRSSRARNRRR; translated from the coding sequence ATGCCCGCCGACACCACCCCGACCGCCCCCGAGCCGTCCACCGAGGCTCACCCGGGTGTCGCGGCGACCGGTGGGCCCACGGTCCCGACTCCCCGGCCGGCGCCTTCCGTCGAGAGCACCGACGATCCCGCACCGGACGACGGCGCCGACGCCGAGCCGAGCGCATCAGCGGCCCAGCTGACCGAGCGGGAACGGGCCATCCTCGCCTTCGAGCAGCAGTGGTGGCGGCACGCCGGCGCCAAGGAGCAGGCCGTCCGGGACACCTTCGGGGTCTCCTCTACCCGGTACTACCAGTTGCTCAACGGTCTGCTGGACAACCCGGCTGCGCTTGTCGCCGACCCCCTGCTGATCGGTCGGCTCCGCCGGCTGCGTTCGTCGCGCGCCCGCAACCGCCGCCGCTGA
- a CDS encoding ABC transporter permease subunit, translating into MSLFRTELRRLTKRRFTRYMTLLGLLVLAAVVVGVFFTNQKIDAGQLARAERQADQQYQEQVRWSEQERVACEQAKTAGTPNDGRYPDDCSMIAPPPRDQIQADWFLPSTFNFKETFDETLVPFAAILALVGFVIGASFVGAEWSTGGMMNLLLWRPKRLTVLLTKLAALLTGMLAVALPAAVLWFAGFWAVASFRGSTEKMTSGVWQSFMLTGVRGVVLVLVLTTIGFALASLGRHTAMALGGVVAVMVVGQFGLGILLAMASVRFAEAWLLPTYALAWMTKTVTLQDWNACNATYYGECKPATLDITWQQSSVLFSVGLVVILGAALWAMRRRDIS; encoded by the coding sequence GTGAGCCTCTTTCGTACGGAGCTGCGCCGGCTCACCAAGCGGCGCTTCACCCGCTACATGACACTGCTCGGCCTGCTGGTGCTGGCCGCGGTGGTGGTCGGAGTCTTCTTCACCAACCAGAAGATCGACGCCGGCCAGCTCGCCCGTGCCGAGCGTCAGGCCGACCAGCAGTACCAGGAGCAGGTGCGCTGGAGCGAGCAGGAGCGTGTCGCGTGCGAGCAGGCCAAGACGGCCGGCACGCCGAACGACGGTCGCTACCCCGACGACTGCTCGATGATCGCGCCGCCGCCCCGGGACCAGATTCAGGCCGACTGGTTCCTGCCCTCGACGTTCAACTTCAAAGAGACGTTCGACGAGACGCTGGTCCCGTTCGCGGCGATCCTCGCGCTGGTCGGGTTCGTCATCGGCGCCTCCTTCGTCGGCGCCGAGTGGAGCACCGGCGGCATGATGAACCTGCTGCTCTGGCGGCCCAAGCGGCTCACCGTGCTGCTCACCAAGCTGGCCGCGCTGCTCACCGGCATGCTGGCGGTGGCGCTGCCCGCCGCAGTGCTCTGGTTTGCCGGGTTCTGGGCAGTTGCCTCGTTCCGGGGCAGCACCGAGAAGATGACCTCCGGGGTCTGGCAGTCGTTCATGCTGACCGGGGTACGCGGTGTGGTGCTGGTGTTGGTGCTCACCACCATCGGTTTCGCCCTCGCCTCACTCGGTCGGCACACCGCGATGGCACTCGGCGGTGTGGTGGCGGTGATGGTGGTCGGCCAGTTCGGCCTGGGCATCCTGCTGGCGATGGCGAGCGTGCGGTTTGCCGAGGCATGGCTGCTGCCCACGTACGCCCTGGCCTGGATGACGAAGACGGTCACCCTGCAGGACTGGAACGCCTGCAACGCGACCTACTACGGGGAGTGCAAACCAGCCACCCTGGACATCACCTGGCAGCAGTCCTCCGTGCTGTTCTCGGTCGGGTTGGTGGTGATCCTCGGAGCGGCGCTCTGGGCGATGCGTCGCCGCGACATCTCCTGA
- a CDS encoding ATP-binding cassette domain-containing protein, whose protein sequence is MPAVLEIEGLRKTYKSRRRGTRNALDGFDMRVDAGQVHGFLGPNGSGKTTTLRTLLGLIRPDGGRMALLGHEVPDALPTVAGQVGAIVESPQFFPHFSARDTLSLLAGAGEVPAIRVDEVLELVGLRDRSGERVKTYSLGMKQRLAVASALLKNPKLLILDEPANGLDPGGIREMRTLMRNLAESGMTVVLSSHILGEIQLICDSVTIISLGRRVAFGPVDEVLAQHSSGAVRIRLEAVSDLPVATEALTQAGIRVTGHPDHLMLTGVDKPASVTRLLAERNLYVSELAPIAVDLESVFLELTATAPVPGQARQVDESMKVGGTGQAAAAGGGWGA, encoded by the coding sequence TTGCCAGCTGTCCTGGAGATCGAAGGTCTACGTAAGACGTACAAGAGTCGTCGACGCGGCACCCGCAACGCGCTCGACGGCTTCGACATGCGGGTCGACGCGGGGCAGGTGCACGGCTTCCTGGGTCCCAACGGCTCCGGCAAGACCACCACGCTGCGTACCCTGCTCGGCCTGATCCGGCCCGACGGCGGTCGGATGGCGCTGCTCGGACACGAGGTCCCCGACGCGCTGCCCACGGTCGCCGGCCAGGTCGGCGCGATCGTGGAGAGCCCGCAGTTCTTCCCGCACTTCTCGGCACGGGACACGCTGTCCCTGCTGGCCGGAGCGGGCGAGGTGCCGGCCATCCGGGTCGACGAGGTGCTGGAGCTCGTCGGGCTGCGCGACCGCTCCGGCGAGCGGGTCAAGACGTACTCGTTGGGCATGAAGCAGCGGCTCGCCGTGGCCTCGGCCCTGCTGAAGAACCCGAAGCTGCTCATCCTCGACGAGCCGGCCAACGGCCTCGACCCGGGCGGCATCCGGGAGATGCGCACGCTGATGCGCAACCTCGCCGAGTCCGGGATGACCGTGGTGCTGTCCAGCCACATCCTCGGCGAGATCCAGCTGATCTGCGACTCGGTCACCATCATCTCGCTGGGCCGACGGGTCGCGTTCGGTCCGGTCGACGAGGTGCTCGCGCAGCACTCGTCCGGTGCGGTCCGGATCCGGCTGGAAGCGGTCAGCGACCTGCCGGTGGCCACCGAGGCGCTCACCCAGGCGGGGATCCGGGTCACCGGCCACCCGGACCACCTGATGCTGACCGGCGTCGACAAGCCGGCCTCGGTGACGAGGCTGCTCGCCGAGCGCAACCTCTACGTCAGTGAGCTGGCTCCGATCGCCGTCGATCTGGAGAGCGTCTTCCTCGAACTGACCGCCACCGCGCCGGTACCCGGCCAGGCACGGCAGGTCGACGAGTCCATGAAGGTCGGTGGAACGGGTCAGGCCGCCGCCGCCGGAGGAGGGTGGGGCGCGTGA
- a CDS encoding DeoR/GlpR family DNA-binding transcription regulator, producing the protein MDRYARWNALLEMLTDNGRVSVEAAAERLDVSQATIRRDFDQLAQQQMITRTRGGAVANGVSYDLPLRYKTAKHSAEKQRIGAAAAALVTPGTVVGLNGGTTSTEVARALAVRPDLNTSAEGAQLTVVTNALNIANELLVRSRMKVVVAGGVVRPKSFELVGPLGGALLREVTLDVALLGVDAIDPQLGAAAHHEGEAAMNNLMVARAKRVVIIADSSKLGGHAFARICPVERVETLVTDSGAAPEVVDAFRAAGVHVICA; encoded by the coding sequence GTGGACCGGTACGCCAGATGGAACGCCCTGCTCGAGATGCTGACCGACAACGGCCGGGTCAGCGTCGAGGCGGCAGCCGAGCGGCTGGACGTCTCCCAGGCCACCATCCGGCGTGACTTCGACCAGCTCGCCCAGCAGCAGATGATCACGAGGACCCGGGGCGGCGCGGTCGCGAACGGTGTCTCGTACGACCTGCCACTGCGCTACAAGACGGCCAAGCACTCGGCGGAGAAGCAGCGGATCGGCGCGGCCGCCGCCGCGCTCGTCACGCCGGGCACCGTGGTCGGCCTGAACGGCGGCACCACCAGCACTGAGGTGGCGAGGGCGCTCGCCGTCCGGCCGGACCTGAACACCAGTGCCGAGGGTGCGCAGCTCACCGTGGTGACCAACGCGTTGAACATCGCCAACGAGCTGCTGGTCCGGTCCCGGATGAAGGTCGTGGTGGCCGGCGGGGTGGTACGCCCGAAGTCGTTCGAACTTGTCGGCCCGCTGGGCGGGGCGCTGCTGCGCGAGGTCACCCTGGACGTCGCGTTGCTCGGTGTGGACGCGATCGACCCGCAGCTCGGTGCCGCCGCCCACCACGAGGGGGAGGCGGCCATGAACAACCTGATGGTGGCCCGAGCCAAGCGCGTGGTGATCATCGCCGACTCGTCCAAGCTGGGCGGTCATGCCTTCGCCCGGATCTGCCCGGTCGAGCGGGTAGAGACGCTGGTGACCGACTCCGGCGCCGCACCCGAGGTGGTGGACGCGTTCCGCGCCGCCGGCGTGCACGTCATCTGCGCCTGA
- a CDS encoding SIS domain-containing protein: protein MAYVDAEIASQPDCWREAAKLADVVHGDLPRPGERVAVVGCGTSWFMAMAYAARREQAGQGETDAFQASEFPAGRRYDRLIAITRSGTTTEVLELLAALRGRTPTTVIVGDPASPAVDLAAAAVTMPFADERSVVQTRFATTALALLRAHLGDPVAALAADAEVAVRSPLPIDPATIGQATFLGRGWTVGLAQEAALKCREAATFWAEAYPAMDYRHGPISVSAPGRLVWAFGELPDGLPEDVAATGAAFVHSRMHGWRTVLGSWSAGRTPVDPMADLILAQRFAVALATSRGLDPDAPRHLSRSVVLA from the coding sequence ATGGCGTACGTGGACGCGGAGATCGCGAGCCAACCCGACTGCTGGCGGGAGGCGGCCAAGCTGGCCGATGTCGTACACGGTGACCTGCCGCGCCCCGGCGAGCGGGTCGCCGTCGTCGGTTGCGGCACGTCGTGGTTCATGGCGATGGCGTACGCGGCCCGCCGCGAGCAGGCCGGCCAGGGCGAGACCGACGCGTTCCAGGCGTCCGAATTCCCCGCCGGCCGCCGCTACGACCGGTTGATCGCGATCACCCGCTCCGGCACCACCACCGAGGTGCTGGAGCTGCTCGCCGCGCTACGCGGGCGGACACCCACCACCGTCATCGTCGGCGACCCGGCATCCCCGGCGGTCGATCTGGCCGCCGCCGCGGTGACCATGCCCTTCGCCGACGAGCGGTCGGTGGTGCAGACCCGCTTCGCGACCACCGCGTTGGCCCTGCTCCGGGCCCACCTCGGCGACCCGGTGGCCGCGCTCGCCGCCGACGCCGAAGTGGCGGTGCGCTCCCCGCTGCCGATCGACCCGGCCACCATCGGGCAGGCCACCTTCCTCGGTCGAGGCTGGACGGTCGGGCTGGCCCAGGAGGCAGCACTGAAGTGCCGCGAGGCGGCCACCTTCTGGGCCGAGGCGTACCCGGCGATGGACTACCGGCACGGCCCCATCTCCGTCTCCGCGCCCGGCCGGCTGGTCTGGGCGTTCGGCGAGCTACCCGACGGACTGCCCGAGGACGTGGCGGCCACCGGCGCGGCCTTCGTACACAGCCGCATGCACGGCTGGCGCACGGTGCTCGGCAGCTGGTCCGCTGGTCGTACCCCGGTCGACCCGATGGCCGACCTGATCCTGGCTCAACGCTTCGCGGTCGCGCTGGCGACCAGCCGGGGCCTCGACCCGGACGCGCCCCGGCACCTCAGCCGGTCGGTGGTGCTCGCGTGA
- a CDS encoding ROK family protein translates to MSDAVDADQVVVALDVGGTGMKCALVRPDGVAVRTERHPTDAARGPTAVVGTILDVAEGLADKARADGLTPIAVGIAVPGVVDEARGVAVWSANVGFRDVPLRHLAATRLGLPTALGHDVRAGGLAEARLGAGRGTGHVLFVAIGTGIAAAHVVDGTAVVGAHGAAGEIGHVLVRPDGPRCGCGRPGCLEAIASAAAIGRRYDELAGETADAPVTAAEVAERAAAGEPLASQVWQEAVEALADGLATGQALFDVATIVLGGGLAQAGDRLLTPLRAALHERMTFHREPQLVAAALGDEAGCLGAALLALDAVRGRDQQEKQ, encoded by the coding sequence GTGAGCGACGCCGTGGACGCCGACCAGGTGGTCGTGGCTCTCGACGTTGGCGGCACCGGCATGAAGTGCGCGCTGGTCCGGCCGGACGGCGTCGCCGTACGCACCGAGCGGCACCCCACCGACGCCGCTCGCGGCCCGACAGCCGTGGTCGGCACCATCCTGGACGTCGCCGAGGGGCTGGCTGACAAGGCCCGCGCCGACGGGCTCACCCCGATCGCGGTCGGCATCGCCGTGCCCGGGGTCGTCGACGAGGCACGCGGCGTCGCGGTCTGGTCGGCGAACGTGGGCTTCCGGGACGTACCGCTGCGGCACCTGGCGGCGACGCGGCTCGGCCTGCCCACGGCGCTCGGTCACGACGTGCGGGCCGGTGGCCTCGCCGAGGCCCGGCTCGGTGCCGGACGCGGCACCGGGCACGTGCTGTTCGTGGCAATTGGCACCGGCATCGCCGCAGCCCACGTTGTCGACGGCACGGCCGTCGTGGGCGCCCACGGCGCCGCCGGGGAGATCGGCCACGTCCTGGTGCGGCCCGACGGCCCGCGCTGCGGCTGCGGTCGACCCGGCTGCCTGGAAGCGATCGCCTCGGCCGCCGCGATCGGCCGCCGCTACGACGAGTTGGCCGGCGAGACAGCCGACGCTCCGGTGACGGCCGCCGAGGTGGCCGAGCGGGCCGCGGCCGGCGAACCGCTCGCCAGCCAGGTCTGGCAGGAGGCGGTCGAGGCACTCGCCGATGGTCTCGCGACCGGGCAGGCGCTGTTCGACGTGGCGACGATCGTGCTCGGCGGCGGCCTGGCCCAGGCCGGAGATCGGCTGTTGACCCCACTGCGGGCAGCGCTGCACGAGCGGATGACCTTCCACCGCGAGCCGCAACTCGTCGCGGCAGCCCTCGGCGACGAGGCTGGCTGCCTCGGCGCCGCCCTGCTAGCCCTGGACGCTGTACGCGGCCGTGACCAACAGGAGAAGCAATGA
- the nagA gene encoding N-acetylglucosamine-6-phosphate deacetylase, translated as MTVRVNGRVVTPTGVIQQGCVEWDGDRITAVAEYPSVRDGHWILPGFVDMHTHGGGGHTFTTGDADEARAAANFHLAHGTTTLLASLVSAPFPLMRAATESFAPLVDEGVLAGVHFEGPYLSTARCGAQNPEYLRDPSTDELTELIELGRGAIRMVTLAPERDGALEAIKLLTAQRVVAAVGHTDATYEQTRAAIAAGASVGTHLFNGMRPVHHREPGPVVALLDAPTVICELVADGVHLHDGMLTFAAATVGPDRAALITDAMAAAGMADGEYELGGQAVTVADGVARLARSGSIAGSTLTMDAALRHAVDAGIPIADAARMVATTSARAIGLGDRVGSIQVGLRADLVVLDTDLNVVRVLRNGSWVE; from the coding sequence ATGACCGTACGGGTGAACGGCCGAGTGGTGACCCCGACCGGTGTCATCCAACAGGGCTGCGTCGAGTGGGACGGTGATCGGATCACCGCTGTCGCCGAGTATCCGTCGGTCCGTGACGGGCACTGGATCCTGCCTGGCTTCGTCGACATGCACACACACGGCGGTGGTGGTCACACCTTCACCACCGGGGACGCCGACGAGGCCCGGGCGGCGGCCAACTTCCACCTCGCGCATGGCACGACCACCCTGCTGGCCAGCCTGGTCAGCGCGCCCTTCCCGCTGATGCGCGCGGCCACCGAGTCGTTCGCCCCGCTGGTCGACGAGGGTGTGCTGGCAGGCGTCCACTTCGAGGGGCCATATCTCTCCACCGCCCGATGTGGCGCACAGAACCCGGAGTACCTGCGCGACCCGTCGACCGACGAGCTGACCGAGCTGATCGAGTTGGGCCGGGGCGCGATCCGGATGGTCACCCTCGCCCCCGAGCGCGACGGCGCACTGGAGGCGATCAAGCTGCTCACCGCGCAACGGGTGGTGGCCGCGGTGGGCCACACCGACGCCACGTACGAGCAGACGCGCGCCGCGATCGCCGCGGGCGCGAGCGTGGGTACGCACCTGTTCAACGGCATGCGGCCCGTGCACCACCGCGAGCCGGGTCCGGTGGTGGCCCTGCTCGACGCGCCGACCGTGATCTGCGAGCTGGTCGCCGACGGGGTGCACCTGCACGACGGCATGCTGACCTTCGCCGCCGCGACCGTGGGCCCGGACCGGGCCGCGCTGATCACCGACGCGATGGCCGCCGCCGGAATGGCCGACGGTGAGTACGAGCTGGGCGGTCAGGCCGTCACCGTGGCCGACGGGGTGGCCCGGCTGGCCCGCAGTGGGTCGATCGCCGGCAGCACCCTGACCATGGACGCCGCGCTGCGGCACGCCGTGGATGCCGGGATCCCGATCGCCGACGCCGCGCGGATGGTGGCCACCACCTCGGCGCGGGCCATCGGCCTGGGCGACCGGGTGGGGTCCATTCAGGTGGGCCTTCGCGCCGATCTCGTCGTGTTGGACACCGACCTGAACGTGGTGCGGGTCCTTCGCAACGGCTCCTGGGTGGAGTGA
- a CDS encoding DUF4032 domain-containing protein, with product MRITSALVDPALLDLPWSTPLEEWPAQHLVALPQGISRHIVRFVRLGEYVYAFKETRERIAEREYDLLRALERIDFPSVEAVAVVADRQTEDGEPLESVLITRHLQFSLPYRALFSHTLRSETMSRLLDALAALIVRMHLTGFFWGDCSLSNTLFRRDAGAFAAYLVDAETGALHNSLSNGQRGEDLEIARVNIFGEALDLQAAGLLHESIDPEVVCEEVVQRYERLWHEITYEQAIEREARHDIEGRIRRLNELGFDVAEVAMSSIDDGRFLVRPKVVDAGYHTRRLLRLTGLDAEENQARKLLNDLDAYRAESDLTDEQQAAHRWLTEVFEPVVRAVPAHLRRKLEPQELFAQIIEHKWLLSEQAGRDVGMRHAVQSYLADVLVHRPDEQAVLGVEVPTAG from the coding sequence GTGCGGATCACATCTGCCCTCGTCGACCCGGCGCTGCTCGACCTGCCCTGGTCGACACCGCTGGAGGAGTGGCCTGCCCAACACCTGGTGGCGCTGCCGCAGGGCATCTCCCGACACATCGTCCGGTTCGTCCGGCTCGGTGAGTACGTCTACGCGTTCAAGGAGACCCGCGAGCGGATCGCCGAGCGGGAGTACGACCTGCTCCGGGCCCTGGAGCGGATCGACTTTCCCTCGGTTGAGGCGGTGGCGGTCGTCGCCGACCGGCAGACCGAGGACGGGGAGCCCCTCGAATCGGTGTTGATCACGCGGCACCTGCAGTTCTCGCTGCCGTACCGGGCGCTCTTCTCGCACACCCTGCGGTCGGAGACGATGAGCCGACTGCTCGACGCGCTCGCCGCGCTGATCGTGCGCATGCACCTGACCGGCTTCTTCTGGGGCGACTGCTCGCTGTCGAACACGTTGTTCCGCCGGGACGCGGGCGCGTTCGCCGCCTACCTGGTGGACGCGGAGACGGGCGCGTTGCACAACTCGCTCTCCAACGGGCAGCGCGGTGAGGACCTGGAGATCGCCCGGGTGAACATCTTCGGCGAGGCGTTGGACCTACAGGCCGCTGGTCTGCTGCACGAGTCCATCGACCCGGAGGTGGTCTGCGAGGAGGTCGTGCAGCGCTACGAGCGGCTCTGGCACGAGATCACCTACGAGCAGGCCATCGAGCGGGAGGCCCGGCACGACATCGAGGGCCGGATTCGCCGCCTCAACGAGTTGGGCTTCGACGTGGCCGAGGTGGCCATGTCGTCCATCGACGACGGGCGTTTCCTGGTCCGTCCGAAGGTTGTCGACGCCGGTTACCACACCCGGCGGCTGCTGCGGCTGACCGGTCTGGACGCTGAGGAGAACCAGGCGCGCAAGCTGCTCAACGACCTGGACGCCTATCGGGCGGAGAGCGACCTGACCGACGAGCAGCAGGCCGCGCACCGCTGGCTCACCGAGGTCTTCGAGCCGGTGGTCCGGGCCGTTCCGGCACACCTGCGCCGCAAGTTGGAGCCGCAGGAGCTGTTCGCGCAGATCATCGAGCACAAGTGGCTGCTCTCCGAGCAGGCTGGCCGGGACGTGGGGATGCGCCACGCGGTCCAGTCGTACCTGGCCGACGTGCTGGTGCACCGCCCCGACGAGCAGGCCGTCCTCGGCGTCGAGGTCCCCACCGCCGGCTGA